A single window of Salminus brasiliensis chromosome 18, fSalBra1.hap2, whole genome shotgun sequence DNA harbors:
- the oaz1b gene encoding LOW QUALITY PROTEIN: ornithine decarboxylase antizyme 1b (The sequence of the model RefSeq protein was modified relative to this genomic sequence to represent the inferred CDS: deleted 1 base in 1 codon), which translates to MVKSNLQRILNSHCFAREKEGKSQDQPKMDALRSSSNICDMIGNLSLRCSSTPGPGPLWCSDAPLPPLKIPGGRGNGTRDHPPTARPLYSDRKLTVTEQPAGAGRPGILHFQSRPTVSRVIHWEAVLRGDGLYVEISNEPLPEGSKESFASLLEFAEEHLKVVSVFVCFYKNRDDRAKLVRTFSFLGFEIVNPGHSPVPSRPDVFFMAYNFDRDSSDED; encoded by the exons ATGGTCAAATCCAACCTCCAGCGGATCCTGAACAGTCACTGCTTTGCTCgcgagaaagaaggaaaaagtcAAGATCAGCCAAAAATGGACGCTTTAaggagtagtagtaatatttgtGACATGATCGGCAA TCTGTCTCTACGCTGTAGTAGTACCCCTGGTCCCGGGCCTCTGTGGTGCTCC GATGCCCCTCTCCCACCCCTGAAGATCCCAGGTGGGCGAGGGAATGGCACACGGGATCACCCTCCCACAGCTCGGCCGTTGTACTCG GACAGGAAGTTGACTGTGACGGAGCAGCCTGCTGGGGCCGGTCGCCCCGGAATACTGCACTTCCAGAGCCGGCCCACCGTCTCCCGGGTTATTCACTGGGAGGCGGTGCTTCGCGGGGACGGCCTCTACGTCGAAATATCCAACGAGCCGCTCCCGGAGGGCAGCAAAGAGAG CTTTGCTTCTCTGCTGGAATTTGCTGAAGAACATCTAAAAGTTGTCAGCGTGTTTGTCTGCTTTTATAAGAACAGAGACGATCGTG CTAAGCTGGTGCGTACGTTCAGCTTTCTGGGCTTTGAGATTGTGAATCCGGGCCATTCCCCCGTCCCATCTCGACCTGATGTTTTCTTCATGGCCTACAACTTCGACAGGGATTCTTCGGATGAAGATTAG